Proteins from a single region of Apium graveolens cultivar Ventura chromosome 7, ASM990537v1, whole genome shotgun sequence:
- the LOC141673565 gene encoding uncharacterized protein LOC141673565 produces MNPNRPPSNKYCEYHEDTSHETEQCYQLTNLIEEKICDGQLAHYVDNSHSRRVTHHDPDRVIDVISGGYSAGGSSNNLKKLYARDVYRIESKRPRRNPAPIISFSDNDYTDDIIEDHQYALVITTKIVTNTVKKILVDNGSSVDILYYSVYSRMDLGDRKLDTAKGTPFYGFTGNEVKFVGVIDLPVLFGSPSCQL; encoded by the coding sequence ATGAATCCAAACAGACCTCCAAGCAACAAATATTGTGAATATCACGAAGACACGAGCCATGAAACTGAACAATGCTATCAACTCACCAACCTTATCGAAGAAAAGATATGTGATGGACAACTAGCCCATTACGTTGATAATAGTCATTCTCGTCGAGTAACACATCATGATCCCGACAGAGTCATTGATGTTATTTCAGGGGGTTATTCAGCTGGAGGATCCTCCAACAATTTAAAAAAGCTATATGCTCGGGATGTATATAGGATCGAATCAAAAAGACCTCGACGAAACCCAGCCCCAATCATTTCTTTCTCAGACAACGACTACACAGATGATATCATCGAGGACCATCAATATGCCTTGGTTATTACAACCAAGATTGTAACCAACACGGTCAAGAAAATCTTAGTAGATAATGGTAGCTCTGTAGATATCCTGTACTACAGCGTATATTCGAGAATGGACTTGGGGGATAGGAAACTAGATACAGCCAAAGGAACCCCATTTTATGGATTCACAGGAAACGAGGTCAAATTTGTTGGGGTCATAGACCTCCCAGTACTCTTTGGATCTCCTTCATGCCAactgtga